The following proteins are encoded in a genomic region of Acidobacteriota bacterium:
- the rbsK gene encoding ribokinase, protein MKPILVIGSLNMDFVVQTEKLPLPGETIKGSDFSTIPGGKGANQAVAAARLGGRVRMAGRVGQDGFGRTLTEGLSSAGVDAGQVHPTSGVATGVALILVERKGQNQITIAAGANDRLEAADLEPAFHDFRQGIVLLQLESPLKTVEAAAELACRGEGTTILDPAPAAALPPTLLRNLDYLTPNETEALLLLGEQPAEIRLDEAPALGRRLLELGPDTVILKLGDKGAWVENRRLSRHFPAYPVKPSDTTAAGDTFNGALAVTLAEGGSLPRAIDFANAAAALSVTRAGAQASIPSRSQVDRFLGEHRD, encoded by the coding sequence ATGAAGCCCATCCTGGTGATCGGAAGTCTGAACATGGACTTCGTGGTTCAAACCGAAAAGCTTCCCCTCCCCGGAGAAACCATTAAGGGAAGCGACTTCAGCACGATCCCCGGCGGCAAGGGGGCCAACCAGGCCGTGGCGGCCGCCAGGCTGGGCGGCCGAGTCCGCATGGCGGGCCGGGTGGGACAAGACGGGTTCGGCCGCACCCTGACCGAGGGTCTCTCCTCCGCCGGGGTCGACGCCGGCCAGGTACATCCCACTTCCGGAGTGGCCACCGGGGTTGCCCTCATTCTGGTGGAGCGGAAGGGACAGAACCAGATTACCATTGCCGCCGGCGCCAACGACAGGCTGGAAGCCGCCGACCTGGAACCAGCCTTCCATGACTTCAGACAGGGAATCGTCCTGCTGCAACTGGAGTCGCCTCTGAAGACGGTGGAGGCCGCTGCCGAGTTGGCCTGCCGGGGCGAGGGGACGACCATTCTGGATCCCGCCCCGGCAGCCGCCCTGCCGCCGACCCTGCTGCGCAACCTGGACTACCTGACTCCCAACGAGACCGAGGCGCTGCTGCTTTTGGGAGAGCAGCCCGCAGAGATTCGACTGGACGAGGCCCCGGCCCTGGGACGCCGCCTGCTGGAGCTGGGACCGGACACGGTGATTCTCAAGCTGGGAGACAAGGGCGCCTGGGTGGAAAACCGCCGCCTGAGCCGCCATTTTCCGGCCTATCCGGTCAAGCCCTCCGACACCACCGCCGCCGGAGATACCTTCAACGGCGCCCTGGCCGTCACCCTGGCAGAGGGAGGTTCGCTGCCCCGGGCCATCGACTTCGCCAATGCCGCCGCCGCCCTTTCGGTGACCCGGGCGGGGGCACAAGCCTCCATTCCCTCCCGCAGCCAGGTCGATCGCTTCCTGGGTGAGCATCGCGACTGA
- a CDS encoding amidase — MTPADIGYASLTQQAEWIRTKALSPVEILEVHLQRIQSINPSIKAVVTLADGSRERARQAEAALMRGESWGPLHGVPFTAKDCFDTAGVRTTRGSRLFENRIPSRDATAVTRLKSAGAILLGKTNLPEFALWSETSNEVFGRTVNPWNAERTAGGSSGGEAAALAAGLSPLGIGTDLGGSNRLPSHYCGVVGFKPTQGRIPITGQFPGVMARHLHVGPLTRTVRDAALALSVLVGPDGRDPYTVPVPPPDRAAWDAPLPPLKIGFFPEGPFAPVARTIQEAIARAAAKLEELGCRVQPVALESWKRSKPIEMVMKLLVAEAAHYFEPVVAGRKDRLAPSVQRLLDTPPPAIAEYVAALAGCEQLRMDLMQQFSTHDLLLLPTAPVTAHPHDAICLDVDGQTVPAVHAAGMTPAFGMTGSPAISVPYGLSPDGLPIGVQLVARHFEEGTLLRAAAALESTASLKTRRPPL, encoded by the coding sequence ATGACTCCGGCGGACATCGGTTACGCCAGCCTGACGCAACAGGCGGAGTGGATCCGCACCAAGGCGCTATCGCCGGTTGAGATCCTGGAGGTCCACCTGCAACGGATCCAATCCATCAACCCCTCGATAAAAGCCGTCGTCACCCTGGCGGACGGAAGCCGGGAGCGCGCCCGCCAGGCGGAGGCCGCCTTGATGCGGGGGGAGTCCTGGGGTCCCCTGCACGGAGTCCCCTTCACTGCCAAGGACTGTTTCGACACTGCCGGAGTCCGGACGACGCGGGGATCCAGACTGTTCGAGAACCGCATCCCCTCCCGGGACGCCACGGCGGTTACCCGCCTCAAGAGTGCCGGAGCCATCCTGCTCGGCAAGACCAACCTTCCCGAATTCGCTCTGTGGTCCGAGACCTCCAACGAAGTGTTCGGCCGGACCGTGAATCCGTGGAACGCGGAAAGGACAGCCGGAGGCTCCAGCGGCGGAGAGGCTGCCGCCCTTGCCGCCGGATTGTCGCCGCTCGGCATCGGCACCGACCTGGGAGGCTCCAACCGGCTTCCCTCCCACTACTGCGGCGTCGTGGGCTTCAAGCCCACGCAGGGCCGCATTCCCATCACCGGCCAGTTTCCGGGGGTGATGGCCCGTCATCTGCACGTGGGACCGCTGACCCGCACCGTCCGGGATGCCGCCCTGGCGCTGTCGGTGCTGGTGGGACCCGATGGCCGAGACCCCTACACAGTTCCGGTTCCGCCGCCCGACCGGGCGGCTTGGGATGCGCCGCTGCCGCCGCTGAAGATCGGGTTCTTTCCCGAGGGCCCCTTCGCGCCCGTGGCCAGGACCATTCAAGAGGCCATCGCCAGGGCCGCCGCCAAGCTGGAGGAACTGGGGTGCCGGGTGCAGCCCGTGGCCCTGGAGAGCTGGAAGCGGTCCAAGCCCATCGAAATGGTGATGAAACTGCTGGTGGCCGAGGCGGCTCACTACTTCGAGCCGGTCGTGGCCGGAAGGAAGGACCGATTGGCTCCCTCGGTCCAACGACTGCTGGATACACCCCCGCCCGCAATTGCCGAATACGTGGCGGCCCTGGCCGGTTGCGAACAGCTTCGGATGGACCTGATGCAGCAATTTTCCACCCATGACCTGTTGCTGCTGCCCACGGCTCCGGTCACGGCCCATCCTCACGACGCCATCTGCCTGGATGTGGACGGCCAGACGGTCCCGGCCGTCCACGCGGCCGGGATGACCCCTGCCTTCGGGATGACCGGCTCACCCGCAATCTCGGTACCCTATGGACTGAGCCCCGACGGCCTGCCGATCGGGGTTCAACTGGTGGCCCGTCATTTCGAGGAAGGGACCCTGCTGAGAGCCGCGGCCGCCTTGGAATCGACCGCTTCCCTGAAGACCCGCCGGCCTCCACTCTGA